CGGTCGTCTCCATCTTCTGCCGGCATGGATGACGGAGCCCGAAGCAGCATCGACGAAAATTGTAGCTGATCCGTTTCTACCGGTAGACCGGCTTCTTGAGCTTCGGACATTTCTTGACGTCCTCGTAACCTCGCGTTGGGAGGAATCGCCTCCCGCTGAGGGAGGAGCCCTTGTCCAAGACGATACAAAAGAGGCAGCAACCGGATCTGTTCGAAACAGCGCGAGCGGAGCATCTACCTCCGGCGGTGCAAGCCGAGGCCGCAAAGTTGCTGTCGCTTCTGCTCAACGAAGCCGTAGCAAAGGTGTCTGCCCCACCCGCCCAGTCAAGTCAGGAGGTGGATCATGACGAAGATCACCACTGATCACCTGGCGCGCAGCGCCGTGGTCTACGTTCGACAGTCCTCGGTCGACCAGGTTGTCCACAACCTGGAGAGCCAACGCAGGCAATACGGCCTTGAGGCTCGCGCTCGTGCACTCGGCTGGAGCGATGTCGAGGTTATTGATGATGATCTCGGCAAGTCCGGCGGCGGCGTTGCAAGACGTGGATTTGAGCGGCTGTTGGCGTTAATCTGCGAGGGGCGCGTCGGTGCGGTGTTTTCAATCGAGGCTTCCCGCCTCGCTCGAAACGGTCGAGACTGGCACACGTTGTTGGAATTTTGCGGCTTGGTCGGCACGCTCATTATCGACGAAGATGGCGTCTATGATTCTCGGTCGATTAACGATCGATTGCTCTTGGGGATGAAGGGTACGATGAGCGAGCTGGAGCTCAGCGTCATTCGACAGCGATCAGTCGAAGCCGTCAAACAAAAGGCCCGGCGCGGCGAGCACTTCACGACGGTCGCGGTCGGGTATGTGAAGACGAAGGATGATCGAATCGAGAAAAACCCGGACGTACGTGTCCGCGAGGCGCTGGATCTCGTCTTCAGGAAGTTTGTGGAGCTCCAATCGATCCGGCAGGTCTTGCTCTGGTTGCTCCAGGAGAAGATCGCGCTACCCTTCGCCGTTGGAGGTTCGAACGATCCGAAAATCGAATGGCGTACACCACGCTACACAACGTTGAATCACATGCTCACCAACCCTGTGTATGCCGGTGCCTACGTGTTCGGACGACGGGGTGTCCGGATGACGATCGAGAACGGTCGGAAGAAGGTAAAGCGAAATCCCCAACGAGATTGGAAAGCCTGGGACGTGCTGCTCCGCGACCATCACGAGGGCTACATCTCCTGGGATGAGTTTATTCGAAACCAGCGTCTCATTGCAGACAATGCCAACGGCAAGAGCTATCTGGGTCGGGGCGCCGTCCGACGCGGCGAGGCACTTCTCCCTGGGCTTTTGCGCTGCGCGCGATGTGGTCGGCGGTTATACGTTCAGTACTCAGGTCGAGGCGGCGACACGCTGAGATATGTCTGCCGCGGAGATTTCACCCAGGCAGCCGTCGCAGCTTGTCTTGGCTTCGGTGGAATGCGCCTCGATCGGATGGTGGCGCGAGAGGTGCTGGAGCGGCTTCAACCACTTGGCGTTGAGGCTGCGCTGAATGCAATGAAAACTCAGGACGCGGAACATTCGGAAAACTTGCTTCAGCTCCAAAGGTCTCTTGAACAGGCGCAGTACGAAGCAAACCGAGCGTATCGCCAATATGACGCGGTCGACCCCGACAATCGTCACGTCGCTGGTGGACTCGAGCGTCGCTGGAACGAGCGCATCCAAGCTGTGCGTACAATTGAGCGAGAAATCGAGGGTTTGACCAGTTCGCCTTCTCCTGGACTTAGCGCCGGCGATCGCGAAGCGCTGCTTAAGCTCGGGGACGATCTGAATAGAGCTTGGCAACGCCCCGGTGTTACGTCGGAGATCAAGAAGAAGATCCTGCGTACAGTGCTGTCGGAAATCATCGTTGACGTGGATCAGGACAATCAGCATCTGGACCTCATCATCCATTGGCAAGGTGGCGATCACACCCGCTTGAAAGTTAAGAAGAACCGTGTCGGCGTGACGCGTTGGACGACCGACACCGAGGTAGTGGATCTTGTGCGCATGCTCGCACGTCAAATGCCTGACTACTCGATCGCCGCCTTGCTTAATCGCTCCGGAAAAACAACCCCGCACGGGGCATCCTGGACGAGAACCAGCGTATGTTCGTTGCGCAGAACCCGCGAGATCGCTCGTTATCGTGAGGGGGAACGCCAGGAGCGAGGTGAGCTCTCGTTAATCGAAGCAGCGGAGATGCTCGACGTCAGTCCATCAACCATACGTCGCATGATCACTGAGGGACGATTGCCCGCGCAGCATTTATGCAAGGGCTCGACATGGATCATCAAACAATCTGATCTCACGCGACCAGACGTAAGCCAGGATGCCTCTCGCAGGCGATCGCGCCGCGGTCGGCCGCCTTGCGACGCCAACCAGAAATGCCTTCAATTCTAAGGAGATAGACAGATGAGTAGTATGAAGCGCCCTCGTCACTACCAGCGAAGAGACTATTTTTTCTCGTAATCGTTTGCGGCCTGATGGCGCGTTCGACGATGTTCGAATCGAGCTCGATGCGACCATCGGTCAGGAAGCGTTCGAAGATGGCACGGCGCGAGACGGCGTAGCGGATCGCCTCGGCCAGTTTTGATTTGCTGGAGATTCGCCGCAAGGTCTGCTCCCAGAGATCGAAGAGATCTGCAACGACCGCCGCGGAGGCTTGCTGGCGCGAGGCAACGCGTGTGTCGGGGTCACGACCACGCACGGTCTTCTCGACCTGCCAGAGCTTTGCCATCCGCTCGATTGTCGTCGTTGCCACTCTCGAGCTCCCTGCAACGTGCAGCTCGTAGAACTTGCGCCTGCAGTGTGACCAGCAGCCAGCCAATGTGATGCCATCATTGCCGCGATCGGGGCGCGCCAATTTGTTATAGGCGGCATAGCCGATGGAGTGGACGCCCCCCGACGGCATCAAATGTGCCATAGTGCGGGTGTTTAAGACCGGCAAGGAGGACGTCCGTGGACGAGATTAGCATCATTGGTTTGGATTTGGCAAAAAACGTATTTCAGATCCACGGCGCAAGGCCAGACGGGAGCGTCGTTCTGCGCAAGAAGCTCAATCGCGGCAGATTGCTCGAGTTTTTTGCCAGCTTGCCGATCTGTGTGGTCGCGATGGAGGCCTGCGCAAGTGCCCATTACTGGGGACGAGAGATCGGCAAATTTGGTCACGATGTCCGGCTGATCAACCCCTCCTACGTGAAGCCCTTCCTCAAGCGCCAGAAGAACGATGCTGCAGATGCGGAAGCGATCGCCGAAGCCGCGTCTCGATCAACGATGCGCTTCGTCGGTGTCAAGAGCGCCGAGAAGCAGGCTTCTTCCATGGCATTCAAGGTTCGCGACCTGTTGATCCGGCAGCGCACGCAGACCGTCAATGCGCTGCGCGGACATCTTATGGAATACGGCTTGATCGTCCCTCAGGGCATCAGACACATCCCCCGTTTGAAAGAGCTGATGGCAACCTATCCAGACCTGCCCGATCTCGCCCGGGGTCTTTGCCAGGATCTCCTGAAGCATGTTGAATCCCTGTCGGAGCAGATCGCAGAGCTGGAGAAGGGACTACGGGCTCGTGCCAGACAGGACGATGTCGCCTCACGCTTGATGACTATTCCGGGGATCGGCGCAATCTGCGCCACAGCGATGGAGGCCTTGGCACCCTCGGCGGAGACTTTTTCCAAGGGCCGTGATTTTGCGGCCTGGATTGGTCTCACGCCCAAACAGAATTCATCCGGAGGTAAGGACAGGCTCGGCCAAATCTCCAGGATGGGCCAACGAGATCTCCGACGCCTGCTTGTTCTTGGTGCAACCGCCGTGGTGCGATGGGCAAGACGATATGGAGCGCCAGCCGGATCCTGGCTGGCGAGAATGGTTTCGAAGAAGCCCCCAAAGCTGATCGCAGTCGCTTTGGCAAACAAATTAGCGCGTATCGCTTGGGCCTTGATGGCCCGCGGTGGCGTTTATCAAGCTCCGGCGTCTGTCACTGCATAACGCAAAGCCAGAGGCCGCGAGACGTCGGGAATGTGGTAAGGTCTAACGGAGGATTATGGGCAATCGGTCAGAGACGGGATTGGAAGAATCATTAGGTGGATGAGTGCCAACAAGCACGCTTAGCCGAATTGGATCCGATCCACGCATTCCATAAGGGCCCGCGACGTGTCGAAGTCGCATCACGAGGCCGGACACACGTCAGCACCCGACCACATGCCTGTACCGAAGTGAGATTTTGCTTGCATTTACTGGGGCGTCCACACACGTGATTTTGTCGTCAGTATCTGTGGCAAAGGAGCAGTGTGCAAATTCCTGCAGGAAATGCGGGTAGCCCTCTGACAAGTTGGCAATTAGCCGCTTGGCATCGTCATCTATTTCGATCGGCGTATCGCTATTCGTGTTTGCTTGGTCGATGCCACGATCAATGACCATCATTCGCTCGGCAAATTCGAGCGGTTTTAGCTCCAGGATGTTGAAGATCCGCAGACTCGATTCATGGGAGTCTTTCAATTTCTGCATAAGGTCAGGTAAGCCACTAAGGCCGATGCACACTCGCTCGCATCGCCGGCGCGACAAGCGCTCTGTCAACAGCTTGCAGAACTGTCCTAGGTGAGCATCACTCGGCGGTCGGTCCGACTCATCGATCAAGATCAGTACCCCCTCAACCGCTCCGAGCGATTCTTCAATCAAGTCCACAAGAACATCGGTGAGTTCATCGAGCCTCCTGTTATTTGTTGCAAGAGGTTGGGGGCGATCGTATCTCACGCCCGAGATCTGAAACCGGCTTAGAAAGTCCCAAGCTTTCTTACAGTTTTCGAGGAGTGGTTGTCTGTTTGCAATTTGCCGCTTTAGTTCGGCGAGAATGGCATCGACGATATCGTCGTATCCCATGGCGGCATGAAGCTCCGTATTTACTACCACGAAGCTCAGCCTATTCTTGCCATCATAGGTAAAATCCCCCCGTGCCAAGTAGTCTACCCATAAGCACAAGGACGACTTGCCGATCCCTCGCTCCCCCTCAATGATAAAATGCTGAGGATTTCCGTTCCTTGTCTGCAATAGGGACTGCTCAACAACCTCGATCTCTTCGATGCGTCCTACGAACGTTCCAGGCGAAATGACGCTGCCAGGTCGAAACGGATTTAATTTTGGCATGTCGACACCATTGAATTTCCCGCGGCCCGACGAAATCGCCGACGCCCGCGAGAGACGATGACACGCGGGGGGAGCAAGTGCGATAGCATTCGCGCTTGTCCCACCTATTCACAGGGGCAGCCGGAGGGCGAGCGCAAGCCCGCCGATCAGGCCGAAAAAATCTCGATGATCTGCTTGGAAGTTAACCGGCCGCTACCTAGCCGATCGCGCATCGGCAAATAGACGCTCAGCATCTTTCGATATCGCGGGAGAGATGTTTGCGTGTGCGAGTTGTTCGTGGCTCCAGGAAGATCTTTGAAACGCCTCAAATGCTTGACCAAGTAAGCAGCGACACCATAATGAGCGTCGTTATTGCCATCGAACCCGGGAAACTTGTCGAGGTCATGTGCGGAATATCCCAATTCGGTCCGGACCTGCTCTAGCTCTGGCAGTTCCTGAAAGTGAAACATGGCCAGGCTGAACATCTCGAGGATGTCGACCGTTTCCTCGACCACTCGCGGCGTTTCATCCGATCGCTCGAACGGTATCCCGGTGAATTGCCAGTCGAAACCCCATAGCTGGTTGGCGTAGATCGTCTGCTCAACGAAATCGGGATCAATGTCCGGTTGGCCTCCCAAGCGCTTCGAGATGTCGGCCAACATCAGAACGATCAGTTTCTCACCATCTGTCATCTTCACGGTTGTAGCCTCCCAGTTGGATACGGGACGCTATCGCAACCTTTGCGCGCACGAAAGCTGATTTAGTCCTTACTCATGCGGCCTGTGGAACCAACGCCACTGCTCACACCAGTTTTGTCCTCCAGACGCCCGATCTTTTGTTTGTGGGATCGAACCTCATTGTTGAGATCGTCCACCTGCTTCCAGAGCTCGATGATAAGGTCAGGCAAGTTAAGCCCCCCGCCTGCTGATGTCTTTAGGTTTTCGATATCCTTTGCTGAGCGGCGAAGCACTTCTGATTCTCCGATTGAGGATCATGACTAGCCTGGCGGTGGGTATGGATCACGCCCATCGGTCCATTCGTTTCTGAACCTGGAGTACTCACCATTGAGCGAAGCTTTCCAGTGGCCCTTATGGCGCGTGTCAAGCTATTGAACGCCAGCCATAAAAGCGTTTCTCCGGCATCGCCCCTATGATCCGGACCTTTGCAAACCTGACGCGGTCGCCTCAACTACCGGATCTGATGGGAGCAACGTAGCGCCTGCACCCCGCCTAATTCCTGCCGGATTGCCGAACAACTAACGGCTACGGTGGTCTTCGCTGGGCGCAATGCCTCGCGCAGGAAGCCGCACGAATAAGCCAGACCTCACATGTGCGAGCTCGTAGGAGTCGCCTGTTTCCTGGCGGTGCTTGTGGTTGGTGTGTATGGGCGTGCGCGGTCGAAGAAAACTGGATCTACGAGAACTGCGGCGGCTGGAGCACATTTGTTTAGCAGAAGCTGAGCACTCGACCCTGGAGCTAGAACGGATCGGGCTACTAAAGGTCGCAGAAGATTGCAGGCGGGCAGCCGAGGAGATCGATCGGAATCGGCCGATGGATAAGGCGCTATTGATCGCGTGGACATGCGTTCTAGTCGTCCTGGTGCTGTTCGTCGCGCTGTACCTTCCGTGGTCGTGAGTGGGGGATGGCCGGCGACGTGGCGCCGGCGACGATCGATGAGGCGCTTGCTCGCGAAATCGCCGTCCGTCACCTCCTGGGACGGAAGCAGCGGAGGTGACACGGCGCCTTGGAGGAGTGCGAACCCGACGCTCCCTACCGCACCCGCGCTGCCAGCGAAGTTTGCGGCGGTGACTCGGCGCTCGCGTAGTGGCGAGACCAGACCCCTGAAGCACTGCCCCTACCACGCGCCGCAAACTTTATTGGCCTTTGCCCTTAGATTAGCAAAGCTGACCACCTCGTTTCCCCGAGAATCTCAATTCCCTAGGATGGTACCTATTTGCATCGTGGAGAAGTACCGCAAGCACCTATCAGGATTGGTGGCCGCCTAATCCAACCGTTGTGGACTAGGCTGGTCCTGAGCCTTTTGCCAGATTCAAGATTCAGGAGACGTGAATGGCCAAACGCGCACGCATTCGCTGCATCAACACGACAGACAGAAGGAACTCTCACGAAAGACTCTCACATGTTGGCGGTGCGGCATGCCGATTGCAGGAACGAATAACCAGCAATTGCAGGACGTCGCACGCATCACCGCGGCTCACGATTACACAAAGAGACTTGCTCGATTGATCCTGATCAATGCGAGGTTGAAGCTGTAAAATTGTGGGCTACGGGCCTCGAGAAGCGCCGCTCCCTTGCATTCCCCTTGTTTTGGCGACCGGAGAGACGCATCGATGAACCCAGGACAGGACCAACCGGGGGACGGCGTTACGACTGTCTCTTCCGAACGAGACCAACAGCCAGGCTGCCTATGCACGCTCACCCGGGCCGCAACGCAGTGGGTTGGATCCTTGACCAGGGCGCGCATCTCTGCCGCTGGCGATCCGACGAACCGCGAGGCTCGGGCTTCTCGCGAAACGGCGCAGGACCAGGTTCTGGAGGGCTGGGCTGCCGACGACGGACAGGGTGAACAGGAGAATCGGCAAGAGGCCGTAAGACGAACGAGAGCCTGGCTTGATGCCGCCGCGGCCCATGCGCCGCTGGACCTTTCGTTCCTATCCCTGACAGCCTTGCCCGCCGCCTTCCCGGCCGGGCTCTTGCGCCTCGACGTCCAGGACAATCAGCTGACTACTTTGCCCGATAACCTTCCGGCCACGCTTCTGGAGCTCAACGCTAGCTTCAACCGGCTGACCAATCTGCCGGCCCGCCTCCCGGCCGGGCTCGAATTTCTCGGCGCGAGCAACAACCAGCTGACCAGCCTGCCCGAGACGCTGCTGACGCGGCTCGGCCCTGAGTGCGTCGCTGATCTGACGGGTAACCCGCTATCCGAGCGGGTACGGACCAATCTGGCGGCAGCCTGCGACGTCCCGGGCTATGCCGGCCCATACCTCTTCTTCTCGCGAGGCGAAGGATCGGAGCAAGCGCCGCCGCGGCCTCTGCCCGAGGTCGTCGCGGACTGGCTGGAGGGCGAGCCGCAGGTGGTGGCCGCCTGGCAGACCGTCACTGATGAACCGAGCGCCCAGCAGTATGCCTTCTTCCTCGACAGGCTGCGGCACACCGTGAACTATGGCAACCCCGAGTTCCGGCAGGCGGTGGCCGAGGATTTGCGGCAGGCGGCAATCAGGCCGCGGTTGCGCGAGCAGTACTTCGAACTGGCCTTCGGGGCGAGCGAGACCTGCGAGGATCGCATCACTTTGACCTGGAACGGCATGCAGTCCGCACGTCTAAACGCCGATGTCGAGGACGGGGCCTATGACGAGCGGCTCAACGAGCTCATCGAGCAAGCCCGCGTGCTGTTCCGCTTGGACCAGCTCGAGAAGATCGCCCGGCAGAAAGTCAGCTCGCTCCGCTTTGTCGACGAGATCGAGGTCTATCTCGCCTATCAGATCAAGCTGCGCGAGCGGCTCAAGCTGCGGCATATCGCTCCGGACATGCGCTTCTTCACCGTCTCCTACGTCACCGAGGACGACCTCATTGCGGCCGAGACGCGCGTGCGAGACGAAGAGGCGGCAGGATTCGCCGACTATCTGGTAACCTCGCAACCCTTGGAAACCGTGGTGAGCCGCATTGCACCCGAGGCTTATGCAGCGATGCAGGAACGGCTCGCCGATGCGATGGGCGAGGAGTTCGAGACGCGCATGCAGCAACGGCTCGCCGATCTTCACCTGACCGATGCCGCGCCGGAGCTCATAGCCGAAGCCGCGCAGGGGCTCGGACCCGATCTCCTCAAAGAAATCACCCGCGAGATCAAGGGCGCGTTGATGCGCAAGGTGCTCGGGGACCGCGGTCTCGAGTTATGAAGTGGCGCTCCGTATGCGGGGGGGGATCCTGTTTCCATGCGATCGGCGGCGCAAGGGGGCATTCCTGCCGAAGTTGGATCCGGACCAAGCCGGAGATCGCGCTAGTCTTACTGAGTGTGCGCGGGAAGGCCGGCAAGGAATAGTGCCGGTACGCAGTGCGAAGCGACCGGTAAGAACCTCCAATTTCAAGCGGCACGTTGATTGCGTCGTTCGGGGGGCGCCGGCGGACGCGGTTCTCTCCGAATGTCCGCTCTTCGAAACCGACTTAGCGTTCATGAGAACGTCGAAACTTTCGAGGGGAGGTAGGCCCTCATCGCCAGCCATTGACCAGCGCGGCCTACAAATTCTTGTAGTTGACCAGTGCAACGTTCTTCGGGCCGAATCGCGCTCACGATGAGCACTACCTGTTTAGGGGCATCAAGCGCAATCAGACCGTCAAGAAGGAGAGCCAACGTGATGTCTCCAATAGAAGCCATCGCTAGTTGGCTGGAAGCGCAAGATCTGGACCTGCAAATCGACGTCGCGTCATT
This region of Bradyrhizobium sp. CCGUVB1N3 genomic DNA includes:
- a CDS encoding recombinase family protein translates to MTKITTDHLARSAVVYVRQSSVDQVVHNLESQRRQYGLEARARALGWSDVEVIDDDLGKSGGGVARRGFERLLALICEGRVGAVFSIEASRLARNGRDWHTLLEFCGLVGTLIIDEDGVYDSRSINDRLLLGMKGTMSELELSVIRQRSVEAVKQKARRGEHFTTVAVGYVKTKDDRIEKNPDVRVREALDLVFRKFVELQSIRQVLLWLLQEKIALPFAVGGSNDPKIEWRTPRYTTLNHMLTNPVYAGAYVFGRRGVRMTIENGRKKVKRNPQRDWKAWDVLLRDHHEGYISWDEFIRNQRLIADNANGKSYLGRGAVRRGEALLPGLLRCARCGRRLYVQYSGRGGDTLRYVCRGDFTQAAVAACLGFGGMRLDRMVAREVLERLQPLGVEAALNAMKTQDAEHSENLLQLQRSLEQAQYEANRAYRQYDAVDPDNRHVAGGLERRWNERIQAVRTIEREIEGLTSSPSPGLSAGDREALLKLGDDLNRAWQRPGVTSEIKKKILRTVLSEIIVDVDQDNQHLDLIIHWQGGDHTRLKVKKNRVGVTRWTTDTEVVDLVRMLARQMPDYSIAALLNRSGKTTPHGASWTRTSVCSLRRTREIARYREGERQERGELSLIEAAEMLDVSPSTIRRMITEGRLPAQHLCKGSTWIIKQSDLTRPDVSQDASRRRSRRGRPPCDANQKCLQF
- a CDS encoding IS110 family transposase; the encoded protein is MDEISIIGLDLAKNVFQIHGARPDGSVVLRKKLNRGRLLEFFASLPICVVAMEACASAHYWGREIGKFGHDVRLINPSYVKPFLKRQKNDAADAEAIAEAASRSTMRFVGVKSAEKQASSMAFKVRDLLIRQRTQTVNALRGHLMEYGLIVPQGIRHIPRLKELMATYPDLPDLARGLCQDLLKHVESLSEQIAELEKGLRARARQDDVASRLMTIPGIGAICATAMEALAPSAETFSKGRDFAAWIGLTPKQNSSGGKDRLGQISRMGQRDLRRLLVLGATAVVRWARRYGAPAGSWLARMVSKKPPKLIAVALANKLARIAWALMARGGVYQAPASVTA
- a CDS encoding YfbU family protein, with protein sequence MTDGEKLIVLMLADISKRLGGQPDIDPDFVEQTIYANQLWGFDWQFTGIPFERSDETPRVVEETVDILEMFSLAMFHFQELPELEQVRTELGYSAHDLDKFPGFDGNNDAHYGVAAYLVKHLRRFKDLPGATNNSHTQTSLPRYRKMLSVYLPMRDRLGSGRLTSKQIIEIFSA
- a CDS encoding AAA family ATPase; this translates as MPKLNPFRPGSVISPGTFVGRIEEIEVVEQSLLQTRNGNPQHFIIEGERGIGKSSLCLWVDYLARGDFTYDGKNRLSFVVVNTELHAAMGYDDIVDAILAELKRQIANRQPLLENCKKAWDFLSRFQISGVRYDRPQPLATNNRRLDELTDVLVDLIEESLGAVEGVLILIDESDRPPSDAHLGQFCKLLTERLSRRRCERVCIGLSGLPDLMQKLKDSHESSLRIFNILELKPLEFAERMMVIDRGIDQANTNSDTPIEIDDDAKRLIANLSEGYPHFLQEFAHCSFATDTDDKITCVDAPVNASKISLRYRHVVGC
- a CDS encoding NEL-type E3 ubiquitin ligase domain-containing protein, with protein sequence MTRARISAAGDPTNREARASRETAQDQVLEGWAADDGQGEQENRQEAVRRTRAWLDAAAAHAPLDLSFLSLTALPAAFPAGLLRLDVQDNQLTTLPDNLPATLLELNASFNRLTNLPARLPAGLEFLGASNNQLTSLPETLLTRLGPECVADLTGNPLSERVRTNLAAACDVPGYAGPYLFFSRGEGSEQAPPRPLPEVVADWLEGEPQVVAAWQTVTDEPSAQQYAFFLDRLRHTVNYGNPEFRQAVAEDLRQAAIRPRLREQYFELAFGASETCEDRITLTWNGMQSARLNADVEDGAYDERLNELIEQARVLFRLDQLEKIARQKVSSLRFVDEIEVYLAYQIKLRERLKLRHIAPDMRFFTVSYVTEDDLIAAETRVRDEEAAGFADYLVTSQPLETVVSRIAPEAYAAMQERLADAMGEEFETRMQQRLADLHLTDAAPELIAEAAQGLGPDLLKEITREIKGALMRKVLGDRGLEL